In a single window of the Caulobacter soli genome:
- a CDS encoding dienelactone hydrolase family protein, whose product MTDTVTLTSALDGFDFTAAHALPRGERKGGIVVVQEIFGLDQYVHADVERWSALGFEVLAPSIFDRAEPGFVAEHDPQGFQTGVGYVQKVGVDAMLSDIQACIDHLAPRGPVFAVGYCLGGSLVWLAAGKLKGLAAGAAYYGSMIAANAEAPLNAPVVVHLGRKDGHIPADEVSAKVKAAHPDVAVHIYENSGHGFNNDGRPDSDLDDAKLARQRSLALFQAHGAG is encoded by the coding sequence ATGACCGACACCGTCACCCTCACCTCCGCCCTCGACGGCTTCGACTTCACCGCCGCCCACGCCCTGCCTCGGGGCGAGCGCAAGGGCGGGATCGTGGTGGTGCAGGAGATCTTCGGCCTTGATCAATACGTCCACGCCGACGTCGAGCGCTGGTCAGCCCTGGGCTTCGAAGTGCTGGCCCCGTCGATCTTCGACCGCGCCGAGCCTGGCTTCGTGGCCGAGCATGATCCGCAAGGCTTCCAGACGGGCGTCGGCTACGTGCAGAAGGTCGGCGTCGACGCCATGCTGTCGGACATCCAGGCCTGCATCGACCACCTCGCCCCGCGCGGCCCGGTGTTCGCGGTCGGCTACTGCCTGGGCGGTTCGCTGGTCTGGCTGGCGGCCGGCAAGCTGAAGGGCCTGGCGGCCGGCGCGGCCTATTACGGCAGCATGATCGCCGCCAACGCCGAAGCGCCGCTGAACGCCCCGGTGGTCGTCCACCTGGGCCGCAAGGACGGCCACATCCCGGCCGACGAGGTCAGCGCCAAGGTCAAGGCGGCTCACCCCGACGTCGCCGTCCACATCTACGAGAACAGCGGCCACGGCTTCAACAACGACGGCCGTCCCGACTCCGACCTCGACGACGCCAAGCTGGCGCGCCAGCGGTCGCTGGCCCTGTTCCAGGCCCACGGCGCGGGCTAA
- a CDS encoding phosphatase PAP2 family protein yields the protein MTPFSYFRPRRDLPRLLAAARSELGAVAALMVVAGGLLAFLHVSEEVAEGDTGAFDLAVLKALRLPGDPNSLIGPKWLHVAATDITALGSITVLGLIVLLAVVFLASLRRWSEALVVLAGAGGGVAISQSLKQLFGRERPDLAYRAVEAANPSFPSGHAMLSAVVFLTLGALAARFSDRRRIKALALSSGVLLSVLVGLSRIYLGVHWTSDVLGGWSLGAAWAMACWMAAWAWERKFRPSPNGGGVGGADGGGSFTG from the coding sequence ATGACGCCGTTTTCCTATTTTCGACCTCGCCGGGATCTGCCCCGGCTGCTCGCCGCCGCGCGGAGCGAGCTGGGCGCGGTCGCCGCGCTGATGGTGGTCGCCGGCGGCCTGCTGGCCTTCCTGCACGTGTCGGAGGAGGTGGCCGAAGGCGACACCGGGGCCTTCGACCTGGCGGTGCTGAAGGCGCTGCGGCTACCGGGTGATCCCAACAGCCTGATCGGACCCAAGTGGCTGCATGTCGCCGCCACCGACATCACGGCCCTGGGGTCGATCACGGTGCTGGGCCTGATCGTGCTGTTGGCCGTGGTGTTCCTGGCCAGCCTGCGCCGCTGGAGCGAGGCGCTGGTGGTGCTGGCCGGGGCGGGCGGCGGGGTGGCGATCAGCCAGAGCCTAAAGCAGCTGTTCGGGCGCGAGCGGCCGGACCTGGCCTACCGCGCGGTCGAAGCGGCCAATCCCAGCTTTCCGTCCGGCCACGCCATGTTGTCGGCCGTGGTGTTCCTGACGCTGGGCGCGCTGGCGGCCCGGTTCTCGGACCGTCGCCGGATCAAGGCCCTGGCCCTGTCGTCCGGCGTCCTGCTCAGCGTGCTGGTCGGCCTGTCGCGGATCTATCTGGGCGTCCACTGGACCAGCGACGTCCTGGGCGGCTGGAGCCTGGGCGCGGCCTGGGCCATGGCCTGCTGGATGGCGGCCTGGGCGTGGGAGCGGAAATTCAGGCCCTCCCCCAATGGGGGAGGTGTCGGCGGAGCCGACGGAGGGGGGAGTTTTACGGGTTAG
- a CDS encoding RcnB family protein: MKRLIITTLAATLLAGTALSGTAMAAGQRYDDHGRYDQRHDNRHDNRHDSRYDRRDHRDDRRDHRRWERGQRLDARYRDNRYYVSDYRARGLRAPPRGYRWQRVDDSYVLAAVATGLIASVIIANH; this comes from the coding sequence ATGAAGCGTCTGATCATTACCACCCTCGCAGCCACCCTGCTGGCCGGTACGGCCTTGTCGGGCACGGCCATGGCCGCGGGCCAACGCTATGACGACCACGGTCGCTACGACCAACGTCACGACAACCGCCACGATAATCGCCACGACAGCCGCTATGATCGTCGTGACCATCGCGACGACCGCCGCGATCACCGTCGCTGGGAACGCGGCCAACGCCTGGACGCCCGCTATCGCGACAACCGCTACTATGTGAGCGACTATCGCGCCCGCGGCCTTCGCGCCCCGCCCCGCGGTTATCGCTGGCAGCGCGTGGACGACAGCTACGTCCTGGCCGCCGTCGCGACCGGCCTGATCGCCTCGGTGATCATCGCCAACCACTAA
- the ychF gene encoding redox-regulated ATPase YchF, with translation MALKVAIVGLPNVGKSTLFNALTQTASAQAANYPFCTIEPNTGEVAVPEPRLDALAKIAGSKEIIPARITFVDIAGLVRGASKGEGLGNQFLANIRDCDAVAFVARCFEDGDIVHVEGRIDPISDLEIIEMELMLADLESLEKRVPALEKRAKVGADKESANTLRLATIALNLLREGRPARAAKIDADDEKAWHMLQLLTSLPALYVCNVDEGSADKGNKFSDLVAERAAKDNAKSVVISAQIESEIALLDAEERAEFLETLGLEEPGLNRLIREAYSLLDLQTYFTVGPKEARAWTIHVGDTGPQAAGVIHTDFEKGYIRAETIAFEDFVKLGGENGAKEAGKMRAEGKDYVVKDGDVMHFRFNV, from the coding sequence ATGGCCCTTAAAGTCGCCATCGTCGGCCTGCCCAATGTCGGCAAGTCCACCCTGTTCAACGCCCTGACCCAGACGGCGTCGGCCCAGGCCGCCAACTATCCGTTCTGCACGATCGAGCCCAACACCGGCGAAGTGGCCGTGCCCGAGCCGCGCCTGGACGCCCTGGCCAAGATCGCCGGCTCCAAGGAGATCATCCCGGCCCGGATCACCTTCGTGGACATCGCCGGCCTGGTGCGCGGCGCGTCGAAGGGCGAGGGCCTGGGCAACCAGTTCCTGGCCAACATCCGCGACTGCGACGCCGTGGCCTTCGTGGCCCGCTGCTTCGAGGACGGCGACATCGTCCACGTGGAAGGCCGCATCGACCCGATCAGCGATCTCGAGATCATCGAGATGGAGCTGATGCTGGCCGACCTGGAAAGCCTGGAAAAGCGCGTCCCCGCCCTGGAAAAGCGCGCCAAGGTCGGCGCCGACAAGGAAAGCGCCAACACCCTGCGTCTGGCGACCATCGCGCTGAACCTGCTGCGCGAAGGCCGCCCGGCCCGCGCCGCCAAGATCGACGCCGACGACGAAAAAGCCTGGCACATGCTGCAGCTGCTGACCTCGCTGCCGGCCCTCTATGTCTGCAATGTCGACGAAGGCAGCGCCGACAAGGGCAACAAGTTCAGCGACCTGGTGGCCGAACGCGCCGCCAAGGACAACGCCAAGAGCGTGGTCATCTCGGCCCAGATCGAGAGCGAGATCGCCCTGCTCGACGCCGAGGAACGCGCCGAGTTCCTGGAGACCCTGGGGCTGGAAGAGCCGGGCCTGAACCGCCTGATCCGCGAGGCCTACAGCCTGCTGGACCTGCAGACCTATTTCACGGTCGGCCCCAAGGAAGCCCGCGCCTGGACCATCCACGTGGGCGACACCGGCCCGCAAGCGGCCGGCGTCATCCACACCGACTTCGAGAAGGGCTACATCCGCGCCGAAACCATCGCCTTCGAGGACTTCGTCAAGCTGGGCGGCGAAAACGGCGCCAAGGAAGCCGGCAAGATGCGGGCCGAAGGCAAGGACTACGTCGTCAAGGACGGCGACGTGATGCACTTCCGGTTCAACGTCTAG
- the cobS gene encoding cobaltochelatase subunit CobS: MPDLTDAHAADPLITLAPDKWVTLRDAFGVDSDMKVPAFSHRDSHVPEIDLAYKFDPQTTKAICAGFANDRRVMVQGYHGTGKSTHIEQIAARLNWPLVRVNLDSHVSRIDLVGKDAIVLKEGKQVTEFREGILPWALQRPIALVFDEYDAGRPDVMFVIQRVLEAGGKLTLLDQNRVIRANPYFRLFSTTNTIGLGDTTGLYHGTQQINQGQMDRWSIVTTLNYLEHDVEAAIVLAKNPSYDTAEGKRTIAAMVRVADMTRNAFMNGDISTVMSPRTVITWAQNAEIFDKDIGLAFRLTFLNKCDELERPTVAEFFQRAFGSDLPESAARVKVA; this comes from the coding sequence ATGCCCGACCTGACCGACGCCCACGCCGCCGATCCCCTGATCACCCTGGCCCCCGACAAGTGGGTCACGCTTCGTGACGCGTTCGGCGTCGACAGCGACATGAAGGTCCCCGCCTTCAGCCACAGGGACAGCCACGTCCCCGAGATCGACCTGGCCTACAAGTTCGACCCGCAGACGACCAAGGCCATCTGCGCGGGCTTCGCCAACGATCGCCGGGTGATGGTCCAGGGCTATCACGGCACCGGCAAGTCGACCCACATCGAGCAGATCGCCGCCCGGCTGAACTGGCCTCTGGTGCGGGTGAACCTCGACAGCCACGTCAGCCGCATCGACCTGGTCGGCAAGGACGCCATCGTCCTGAAGGAAGGCAAGCAGGTCACCGAGTTCCGTGAAGGCATCCTGCCCTGGGCTCTGCAGCGCCCGATCGCCCTGGTGTTCGACGAATACGACGCCGGCCGTCCTGACGTGATGTTCGTCATCCAGCGCGTGCTGGAGGCCGGCGGCAAGCTGACCCTGCTCGACCAGAACCGGGTGATCCGCGCCAATCCGTATTTCCGGCTGTTCTCGACCACCAACACCATCGGTCTGGGCGACACCACGGGCCTCTATCACGGCACCCAGCAGATCAACCAAGGCCAGATGGACCGCTGGAGCATCGTCACGACGCTCAACTATCTGGAACACGACGTCGAGGCCGCCATCGTCCTGGCCAAGAACCCGTCCTACGACACCGCCGAGGGCAAGCGCACGATCGCCGCCATGGTCCGCGTCGCCGACATGACCCGCAACGCCTTCATGAACGGCGACATCTCCACCGTCATGAGCCCGCGCACAGTGATCACCTGGGCCCAGAACGCCGAGATCTTCGACAAGGACATCGGCCTGGCCTTCCGCCTGACCTTCCTGAACAAGTGCGACGAACTGGAACGGCCGACCGTGGCCGAGTTCTTCCAGCGAGCGTTCGGCAGCGATCTGCCCGAGAGCGCGGCGCGGGTGAAAGTGGCCTGA
- a CDS encoding BolA family protein, whose product MGAVADAIAAKLTTAFSPTRLEIVDDSHRHHGHAGHREGGESHFNLLIEAQAFVGKARVARQRLIFQALAEEMAGPVHALSIVAKAPGEA is encoded by the coding sequence ATGGGCGCCGTCGCCGATGCCATCGCCGCCAAACTAACCACCGCTTTTTCGCCCACGAGGCTGGAAATCGTCGACGATAGCCACCGCCATCACGGCCACGCCGGACACCGCGAGGGCGGCGAGAGTCATTTCAACCTGCTGATCGAGGCCCAGGCCTTTGTCGGCAAGGCCCGGGTGGCTCGCCAGCGACTGATTTTCCAGGCCCTGGCCGAGGAAATGGCGGGCCCCGTGCACGCCCTGTCGATCGTCGCCAAGGCGCCGGGAGAAGCTTGA
- a CDS encoding J domain-containing protein, translating into MSADFEYRPKFFDIRVRPPKSPEEAARENDVYALKPGEVRCDHPECRAAATAKAPKSRDMPGAYYNFCQRHAAEYNKNWNFYAGMSEGQIRAAQEKEKMTGGRPTWSMKADANSREAAAAAARDARHVNDPFGLFRAQQRKAEAAASAAGRNLGKLERQALADLDLEAGADGAAIRAAYKDLLKRCHPDMNGGDRSAEHKLQRVIKAYKTLQKSGLAK; encoded by the coding sequence ATGAGCGCTGACTTCGAATATCGCCCCAAATTTTTCGACATCCGTGTCCGCCCCCCGAAATCGCCGGAGGAGGCGGCTCGGGAGAACGACGTCTACGCCCTGAAACCGGGCGAAGTGCGATGCGATCACCCCGAGTGTCGAGCGGCCGCCACGGCCAAGGCGCCCAAGTCGCGCGACATGCCGGGGGCCTATTACAACTTCTGCCAGCGCCACGCGGCCGAGTACAACAAGAACTGGAACTTCTACGCCGGCATGAGCGAGGGTCAGATCCGCGCCGCGCAGGAAAAAGAGAAGATGACCGGCGGCCGCCCGACCTGGTCGATGAAGGCCGACGCCAATTCTCGCGAGGCCGCCGCCGCCGCCGCGCGCGACGCCCGTCACGTCAACGACCCGTTCGGCCTGTTCCGCGCCCAGCAGCGCAAGGCCGAGGCGGCCGCCTCCGCGGCCGGCCGTAACCTGGGCAAGCTGGAACGCCAGGCCCTGGCCGACCTGGACCTGGAAGCCGGCGCCGACGGCGCGGCGATCCGCGCCGCCTACAAGGACCTGCTCAAGCGCTGCCACCCCGACATGAACGGCGGCGACCGCAGCGCCGAGCACAAGCTCCAGCGGGTGATCAAGGCGTACAAGACCCTGCAGAAGTCGGGACTGGCGAAGTAG
- a CDS encoding dienelactone hydrolase family protein produces the protein MSERITLNAADGSPVAAYHAPPGEARRGGLVILHAIWGVTPHIRALSDSLAEQGYEVIAPSLLDDADTPFPVADLDPPNLDARMAMGLASGWGAAALPRVQAAIDALSDAGKVFALGFCFGGTTAWLASSRCTGLTAVSCFYGGDIAAYVEEQPKVPTILHFGRTDPMIPMTDVETITAAHPDLPVWLYDAGHAFVAPNGRHEDSARLAMLRTLQLFQRAGGSRGEA, from the coding sequence ATGAGCGAGAGGATCACCTTGAACGCGGCCGACGGCTCGCCCGTCGCCGCCTATCACGCCCCGCCCGGCGAGGCGCGACGGGGCGGGCTGGTGATCCTGCACGCTATCTGGGGAGTGACGCCGCATATCCGCGCCCTCTCCGACAGCCTGGCCGAGCAGGGCTACGAGGTGATCGCCCCCAGCCTGCTGGACGACGCCGATACGCCCTTCCCGGTCGCCGACCTGGATCCACCGAACCTGGACGCCCGCATGGCCATGGGTCTGGCCAGTGGTTGGGGCGCGGCGGCCCTGCCGCGCGTGCAAGCGGCCATCGACGCGCTTTCGGACGCCGGCAAGGTCTTCGCCCTGGGCTTCTGCTTCGGCGGCACCACGGCCTGGCTGGCCTCGTCCCGCTGCACGGGTCTGACGGCCGTGTCGTGCTTCTACGGCGGCGACATCGCGGCTTATGTCGAGGAGCAGCCCAAGGTCCCGACCATCCTGCATTTCGGGCGCACCGACCCGATGATCCCGATGACCGACGTCGAGACGATCACCGCCGCCCATCCCGATCTGCCCGTCTGGCTGTACGACGCCGGCCACGCCTTCGTCGCGCCGAATGGTCGCCACGAGGACAGCGCGCGCCTGGCGATGCTGCGCACGCTGCAACTGTTCCAACGCGCGGGCGGAAGCCGGGGCGAGGCCTGA
- a CDS encoding alpha/beta hydrolase family protein produces MPISMVGGLRVMAAMFLLAFSFAPLAARAGEPPSAFALVRAPAISDVSIAPDGKHLVALTSADGDTINIAVWSTSDLSKPSAVIAAGKVRILSVRFLKSDRLLIDTVQTFTQGDDRGHLRRSFVSDLQGKAWTSLLPDQQARSSLDDYAAKFDNAYLIDTLPQDPTHVIVMDLRMRSSGDILKLDLYSGQTSKVESASEKFFSYRTDLTGQIRARQSADFEDGKLYIAQWFKDPATGQWSEHYRNYAKDRENMDVVGFSTDPNIVFVRSSKGRDKAGIYEYDLKQRKITEPLFEHKVFDADRVVIDHTPARLGQILGFTYLGPSGAIYWADDKLAALDKGVRAALGIQTATLAWTDPGTNAQVKIGVPTGANVGVISRSDDLKTVIVEKSGPRQPSEFYMLTDSGQLTLLGKAYPDLDLSVLGDTTLVEYTARDGLVIPAFLTKPPAGKFGPGPYPALIAPHGGPWARDDLAWDPAGWNQYFASRGYAVLQPQFRGSEGWGQKLWRAGDGEWGQKMQDDKDDGAKWLIDQKIAAPDRIAMFGYSYGGYAALVAAIRPNGLYQCAVSGAPGSLASFKRQTFNNRMLRELQRPTVEGLDAVAHASEVKIPLLLYRGDRDANKAVSDGGELKDVAADIKAAGKPYRMFEIKDMGHTYDTWTPAMAVRQLTEIDSFLTKECGPGGL; encoded by the coding sequence ATGCCGATTTCGATGGTTGGCGGCCTGCGCGTCATGGCCGCGATGTTCCTGCTGGCGTTCTCGTTCGCGCCCCTCGCCGCCCGAGCCGGCGAGCCGCCGTCGGCCTTCGCGCTGGTCCGCGCGCCCGCGATCTCCGATGTCAGCATCGCCCCGGACGGCAAGCACCTGGTCGCCCTGACCTCGGCCGACGGCGACACGATCAACATTGCGGTGTGGAGCACCAGCGACCTGAGCAAACCGTCCGCGGTGATCGCCGCCGGCAAGGTCCGCATCTTGAGCGTACGCTTCCTGAAAAGCGACCGCCTGCTGATCGACACCGTCCAGACCTTCACCCAGGGCGACGATCGCGGGCACCTGCGCCGGTCCTTCGTGTCCGACCTGCAGGGCAAGGCCTGGACCAGCCTGCTGCCCGACCAGCAGGCCCGATCATCCCTCGACGATTACGCCGCCAAGTTCGACAACGCCTATCTGATCGACACCCTGCCGCAGGACCCCACGCACGTCATCGTCATGGACCTGCGCATGCGCTCGTCGGGCGACATCCTCAAGCTCGACCTCTACAGCGGCCAGACCAGCAAGGTGGAAAGCGCCTCGGAGAAGTTCTTCTCGTATCGCACCGACCTGACCGGCCAGATCCGGGCGCGCCAGTCGGCCGACTTCGAGGACGGCAAGCTCTATATCGCCCAATGGTTCAAGGACCCGGCGACTGGCCAGTGGAGCGAGCACTATCGCAACTACGCCAAGGACCGCGAGAACATGGACGTGGTCGGCTTCTCCACCGATCCGAACATCGTCTTCGTCCGCTCGTCCAAGGGCCGCGACAAGGCCGGGATCTACGAATACGACCTCAAGCAGCGCAAGATCACCGAGCCCTTGTTCGAGCATAAGGTGTTCGACGCCGACCGGGTGGTGATCGACCACACGCCGGCGCGGCTGGGGCAGATCCTGGGCTTCACCTATCTGGGCCCCAGCGGCGCGATCTACTGGGCCGACGACAAGCTGGCCGCCCTCGACAAGGGCGTGCGCGCCGCGCTGGGGATTCAGACGGCCACCCTGGCGTGGACCGACCCGGGGACCAACGCCCAGGTCAAGATCGGCGTGCCGACCGGCGCCAATGTCGGGGTGATCTCGCGCTCGGACGACCTGAAGACCGTGATCGTCGAAAAGAGCGGCCCGCGTCAGCCGTCCGAGTTCTACATGCTGACCGATTCGGGCCAGCTGACCTTGCTCGGCAAGGCCTATCCGGACCTGGACCTGAGCGTCCTGGGCGACACCACCCTGGTCGAATACACCGCGCGCGACGGCCTGGTGATCCCCGCCTTCCTGACCAAGCCGCCGGCCGGCAAGTTCGGGCCCGGGCCCTACCCCGCCCTGATCGCCCCGCACGGCGGTCCCTGGGCGCGCGACGATCTGGCCTGGGATCCGGCCGGCTGGAACCAGTATTTCGCCAGCCGCGGCTACGCCGTGCTGCAGCCGCAGTTCCGGGGTTCCGAGGGCTGGGGCCAGAAGCTCTGGCGGGCCGGTGACGGCGAGTGGGGCCAGAAGATGCAGGACGACAAGGACGACGGCGCCAAGTGGCTGATCGACCAGAAGATCGCCGCGCCCGACCGCATCGCCATGTTCGGCTATTCCTACGGCGGCTACGCGGCCCTGGTCGCCGCCATCCGCCCCAACGGCCTCTATCAGTGCGCGGTCTCGGGCGCGCCGGGCTCGCTGGCCAGCTTCAAGCGCCAGACCTTCAACAACCGCATGCTGCGCGAACTGCAACGTCCGACCGTCGAGGGCCTGGACGCCGTGGCCCACGCCAGCGAGGTCAAGATCCCGCTGTTGCTCTATCGCGGCGATCGCGACGCCAACAAGGCGGTGTCCGACGGCGGCGAACTCAAGGACGTGGCCGCCGACATCAAGGCGGCGGGCAAGCCCTATCGGATGTTCGAGATCAAGGACATGGGCCACACCTACGACACCTGGACCCCGGCCATGGCGGTGCGGCAGCTGACCGAGATCGACAGCTTCCTGACCAAGGAATGCGGTCCGGGCGGCCTCTAG
- the cdd gene encoding cytidine deaminase yields the protein MSATETSTPIPIFLDADSEAALAAALPALLARSYARYSNFTVAAAVIDADGRAHLGVNVENAAYPSGTCAEQTAIGAMVTAGGWGIAKVLIAAGSDAVVQPCGACRQRIAEFATDTCEIVSVQGGKPTRRTPFWSLLPDSFGPRDLA from the coding sequence ATGAGCGCAACCGAGACTTCCACCCCGATTCCGATCTTCCTGGACGCCGATAGCGAGGCCGCCCTGGCGGCGGCCTTGCCGGCCCTGCTGGCGCGATCCTACGCCCGCTATTCGAATTTCACGGTCGCCGCCGCCGTGATCGACGCGGACGGCCGCGCCCACCTGGGGGTCAATGTCGAGAACGCGGCCTATCCGTCCGGCACCTGCGCCGAGCAGACCGCGATCGGGGCTATGGTCACCGCCGGCGGGTGGGGCATCGCCAAGGTGCTGATCGCGGCGGGCTCCGACGCCGTGGTCCAGCCCTGCGGCGCCTGCCGCCAGCGCATCGCCGAATTCGCGACCGACACCTGCGAGATCGTCTCGGTCCAGGGCGGCAAGCCCACGCGGCGCACGCCGTTCTGGAGCCTGCTGCCCGACTCGTTCGGACCCCGCGACCTGGCCTAG